A region of the Thermodesulfobium sp. 4217-1 genome:
GTAAAAGTCAGGACACCTCCCTGACTTTTTATCTTATATTATAATGCGTTTAATCTTTTTTCTTTAGCAATAAGATCATCATTATTAGAAGTAAAAATGCTTATAACTATAAATATAATTAAGTTTACCATTAAAGCTACAAAACCTGCATTTAGATGAAGCCCAAGTATTGCTACGGGATCTAGCTTGTTTAGCGTTAGATATACTACTAAAATCTCTCCAACAATTAAGCCGCAAAATGAAGCAATCTTTGTAGATCTCTTCCAGAACAATCCCAGAACGATCATTGGGAAAAATTGGGTAACTCCAGAATATCCTATTAAAAGAAGGTTGACCAGTAAATTTGGAGCAAATATAGCCAAACAAAGAGCTGTAGCGGTAACTATAAAAACAATAATTCTTGCCACAAATTTCTGATGTGGGTGATCTGCATCAGGGTTAAAGCCTCTACAATAAATATTCCTAGTAAAAATCATCGAGGTATTCAATATGAGATCGGACGCAGGAATCATACAGGCTAAGGCACCAGCGCCGCCGACCAGACCAAGAGCCCATCCTGGAAAAACTTTTTGAACCATTACCATAAATGACATATCAGGGTTACTTAGACCAGGCAAAATTAAAAGTGCAGTAAAGCCAATAAGCATTGGAAAGAGCAAGCATATTTGGTACAGAGGAAGAAAAACTGCATTGTGTCTTAAAACTTCAGGACTTTTTGCGCTAAAGCTGTTTGCAGAAAAGTGCGGCCACATATAGAAGCCCAAGCTTGTGAGTACCAGCGTAGACATCACCCAGCTCACATCCAGAACTTTTGTCCCGCCAGGAAGAGCCAAAAAGCCTGGCTTTGCAGCATCCAATGCATCAAACATATTTCCAAGATTTCCATAGAAATGAAATGGTAAATATAAACCGAAAAATACTACAGCAATAATCATAACCACATCCTTGATAATAGCAGTAGTAGCGACTCCTTTGAGACCGCTAAGATAAACAAATATAGCCACAAGGGTAAAAGCTATCAACATTGCGGGAACTTTAGTAATCAGGCCATAAGAGCAAGTTTGAATAATGATGCCTAAACCAGTTAACTGAAGCTGAAGATATGGTAGAAGAAATAGTACCCCAATTACAGCGGTTAGTATTCCCAATGGCTTGCTGTCGTAAATATGCTGAACCAAATCGGGCTGAGTCATTAAACCAAATTTCTTACCTATTGGCGAAATCTTTGGAAGAACATAATATCCTACTACATATGCAAGAGCACCGTAGCCCAATATGTAAAAAGTAGGTCCGCCTCTTGCATATGCCCATCCACTCGCACCAAGAAAGGCAAAGGCAGTATATATTTCTCCTGCTAAAATAAACCAGCTGAGCCATCTGCCAAATCCTCTGCCACCTATAGCCCAACCTTCTAAATTTAGCTTTTCTTTCATACCAGGTAGCATCCCTACAATGGTTGTAACAAAAACAAAAATAAAAATAATTCCTAAGGCTAAGAATTCATTTGACATAATTTAGCTCCTATCCATTTGAATTATTTGTATCAATTTTGTAGATAATGCTAAGACATACAAATGCTACAAATATGCCTGCTACCAGCCAAAAAGCTAAAAATGGAAGACCCAATACGATTGGCTTTACTGTGTTCACGAAAGGGATCATTGCAATTGTCCAAACAAACGGAATTAGAGTCAAAACGAACTTTAAAGCTTTCATACCACCATACCTCCTTAATTTTTTTTATTCCAAAAGCTTCATTGCAGAGTTAACAAAAACCTTAAGACCTACCATTAGAGCGTCCTCATCAATGTCGAAATGAGGATGATGATGAGGATATACTATACCTTTTGCTGCATTGCCTGCTCCAATAAAAAAGAAAGCGCCCTTTATTTTCTGCAGATAATAAGAAAAATCTTCAGCGCCCATCACAGGCTTAATATGTTGGACGTTTTCCTCTCCGATAGCTTCGATAGCAGAATTTTCAATTATTTTCACAATGTTTTTGTGGTTTATCAGAGACGGATAACCAAAGATAGGCTCCAGAGTATATTTTGCTCCGTTTGAGGCACATATTCCCTCACAGATTTCTTCAATGCGTCGAAACATTATCTCTCTGACTTCTTGGGAGAATGTTCTAACAGTCCCCTTTACGAGAGATTTATCAGGAATTATGTTAAAGGCAGAGCCAGAGTTGAAAAGTCCAATGGACAAAACTGCATTTTCCAAAGGATCTATGCTTGTAGCTGTAACCATTTTAAGTGCAAGAATAATTTGAGCCCCTGTAATTATTGGATCTACAGTCTGATGAGGCATCGACCCATGCCCTCCGCGACCGCTAACATTAATAGTAAATTCATCTGCACAAGCCATCAGCCTGTCATAACTAATTCCTATCTTGCCACATTCAATCGGTTGCCATAGATGCGCGCCAATGATAGTGTCTACCCCATCCAATACTCCTTCTTCAATTAACCTTTTGGCGCCGCCAATGGGTACTTTTTCTTCATTTGGCTGGAATATAAGCCTTATATTGCCATGCAACAAATCTATATTCTCAGAGAAAAATTTGGCTACTCCTAAAAGCATTGCGGTGTGTCCATCGTGGCCGCATGCGTGGCACACATTGGGATTGTTTGATTTATAGGGCTTATCAATTACATCATCTATGGGCAAGGCATCCATATCTGCCCTTATAGCAACCCTCTTAGGACCATTTCCTGTAACTTCACAGATTACGCCAGTATCCCCAATCTTTCCTGGCCTTAGTCCAAAACTTGTTAATTCTGATATTATCCTTGCTTGAGTATTAAACTCTTCCAACCCAAGCTCTGGATGCATGTGAAAATATCTTCTCATCTCTACTACATATTCAAAAATGCTTTGTAAAGAGTTCAATTTGTTCTGCACATATACCCCCTAATTTATTGTATATTTCTATATTATAAAGCATATAACTATAAAATAAAATAAACAATTTCTATATTACAATAAATCAACAAATAACTTTATTGAAAATATCCTGAATCTTTGAATGTTCATTTGTCTGAGTGAGCGCCAGACCCAAAAGCAAACGCGATTTCGCTGTAGAAATTCCTTCTGAAAATATACAGCCAAAATCCTTTAGCCTACTCGATCCGCCTTTGTATGAGTATACTGGCAATACCCTGCCATTGTGACACCTCGAGGTTATTACAACGGGAATCTTTCGCTCTATGGCCATTAATACCCCATCTTCTAACTCAGGTGGAACGTTTCCGCGCCCAAATGCTTCAATTACAATACCTTTTGCGCCATTTTTGATGCAAAATTCTATAATATCTGAAGTCATGCCTGTATACGCTAAAATTGGCACGACATTTGGGAAATTGTCAGGAATATCAAACTTTAATCTGGATCTCTGGTTATTGTAGAAGCAAATCCTGTCCACATCTGCATATCCAATAATACCCATGTTGCCTGAGCTAAATGTCCTAACATTGCTTGTGTGTTTTTTGGAAACGTATAGGGCTCCAAATATTTCTTCGTTTAGAGATACCATTACCCCCCTATTGTTTGCGCCCTCATCGATAGCTATTCTTGCTGCATTTATTATATTTCTTGGACCATCTGAATCAAATTCGGATGCATCCCTTTGAGCAGCCGTGAATATTATTGGTCTCTCGTTATCTACAGTTAGCTCCAGAAAGAAGGCGCTATCCTCAATGGTATCTGTGCCATGAGTCACAATTATCCCACTTATATCTTTATTTTTAAATATATCTCTAATTTTATTAGCGAGCTTTAACAAATTTTCTGGTTTCATGTTACAACTTGCAAAATTACTAAAATTCACAACTTCAAAATCCGCAATTTCTCTAATACCAGGAATGCTGCCAATAAGCTCTTCGCCAGAAACCGCAGGAATTGATTTTCCTGCATCATTCTTTTTCATTGCAATGGTTCCTCCAGTTGCTACAATCACTACCTTTTTCATTGTATACCTCCTAAATTAATACCTTTTTTATCTATAATACTACTTTAAAAAATTTTTTAATTATATATATTTTAATATTTAATGTATAATTTGGTTAAATTAAATATTTTTTTGGAGTTGAACAATAATTTTTTTAAAAATTTTTAGCAGTAAACTTAAAAAGTTAGTTAATCATAAAATTTTTTTTGGTATTCTAATAATCCTTCCTACAATATTTGTAATCCTTTGGACTTTAAACAGCGAAATGACTAGCTTTCATAATTCCAAATTAATCGTTGAAGAGGATGCTAGAAGTTTAGCTTCTTCATACGCAAATCAGATATCCACAAGATTGGATTCGAAGTTTAATACGCTTGAATTCATTGGAAATTTATTGCTAATAAATAAATCATCTAAAGATGTCGTTGATAAAGAAATAGTCAATTTTGTTAGTTATTTAGTTAAATTTTATCCTGAGACACCAGCTTTTAGCATATATTCGGGGGACAATAAAATTATTTTTACTACCCTTCCAAATATTAAAAATGTTCCAGAAATAAATTTTTTCCCTCTTAATAAGAACCCAAATTATCAGCTTGGATTGGTTCACATAGGTTACTTTCACAATGAGGTTCTTAACGAGAGATATATTCTAAGGGATTCAGCTGGCAAGCCCATCTATTTTATTCGCACAGTTTATTTTCTAAAAAATTTGCTATCTAGCAATATAAAAGACCAAGACTTTCATTTTATAGTTATAGACTTGAGAAATAATACTCAATTAGGCAGCCTTTATAATGGCATAGTTACAACTAACCTATCAAATATTAATGGGAATGAAATAATAGTAGGCGTTCCTGGATATCCATTTGAGATAAAGGCGGTTTATCCTCAGGAATTGATATGGCAAACTTATATAAATACTTCGTTAAAAAGATGGCTTCTTGAAGGATTTATATTAATTTTTATATTGCTATTGAATATTTATTTTTTATTTTATATAAATAGAAGAGAAAGAGAGAAAAGAAATCTACAGAGGATTATTGATTTTGGATCTGTTCTTTCACAGGTAAATCAGCTGGTTGCAAACGTTCAAGATGAGTCAGTTTTATATCAGTCAATATGTGATATTGCTATAGAATTTGGTCATTTGAAGCTATCATTTATAGCAAGGCCAGACGAAAATGGTGTTTTTCGAATTCTTGCTGCAAGTGGTGAAACAGATTATGCTCATTCTGTATTTATCTCTTCAAATCCTAACATCCCTGAGGGTCAAGGCTCATCTGGACGAACATGGAGAGAGAAGGCACCAAACTATGTCCAATCATTTGAAAAAGAGCTTTTTACATCTCCCTGGAGAGATTTGGCAAAGAAGTCTGGCATAAAGTCAAGCGCTACCATTCCAATATTTAGAAACAATGATATATGGGCTAACTTTTCTGTATATCATGCAAATAAAAACGTTTTTACAGGTGATTTAAAAAATTTATTGGAAGAGCTCTCAAGAGATATATCAATTGGTTTAGATAGATTAGATTATAGAAAGAGAGAAAAGGAAACCTCAGAGATCAGAAAAAGTATTATTGAGAATGCCTTAGTTGGCATTGCACTCGTAAAAGACAGAACGTTTTTACAGGTAAATCCAAAATATGCCCAGATATTTGGTTATGCTGATCCCCAAGATCTCATAGGAAAGCCTACGAAAACATTGTTTTACGATGATGAAGAATATGAAAGAGTTGGTAAGATATATAATGATCTATTAATGAATAAAAAGACCGAACTAATGGAAATTCGTCAAAAAGGTCTGAATAATAAGCAGATAATTTGTGAGGCTACTGCCAATGTAATTGACGAGGATGAAAAAATTGCCATCTGGACTGTTCAAGACATTACTGAAAAGAAGACATACTTAGAAAAATTGCGACAAAGCGAACAGGATTACAGAAAATTGTTCGAGGATCACAGCGCAGTAAAACTCTTGATAGATCCTGAAAATGGAGATATATTCGATGCCAATTATGCTGCAGCTAATTATTATGGATATGATAGATCTGATTTAATAAAAATGAATATATCTGATTTGAACGCTCTGCCACAAGACGAAGTAGCAAAAGAGATGGCTAAAGCGGATAAAAAAGATAAAACTCACTTTGAATTCAGGCACAGAAGAGCTGATGGCTCAATTAGAGATGTCGAAGTTTTCAGCAATTCTATACAGATGTCAGGTAAAAGACTGTTGCACTCTATTATTTTCGACATTACAGAAAGAAAAAGAGCTCAATCTGAATTAGAAAGGGCGTATTTTCTTTTAAATAATATTATTGAAAACTTACCTGATGCTACTTTTGTTATAAATATCGAGGGAAAAGTTCTGGCGTGGAATAAATCTATGGAAATCCTAACAAAGATGAAAAAGGAAGATATATTAGGAAAAAATTATTTAGAATACTCAAAATTGTTTTATCACGATCCCCAACCATTGCTAATCGATCTAATTTTAAATGCAGATGAAGAATTTATAAAAGAAAATTATAAAATTATATATAGGTTTGAAGATATAATCTATGCAGAATCCTACGCTCCAAATATATTCGATTACAAAGGTGCATATATGTTTATAGCTACATCTAAATTGAAAGATAGAAATGGGAAAACAATTGGCGCAATCGAATCAATAAGAGATATCTCAGATAGCAAAATGATGGAAGAAAAATTACATGAGTTGTCCATCAAAGACTCTTTGACTGATTCTTACAATAGAAGGTATTTTCAAGAAAGGTTGGAAGAAGAGATTGATAGAACAAAGCGAAATAACATACCTTTTTCTTTAATAATGCTTGACATTGACGATTTTAAAGCCATTAACGATAATTACGGCCATATAGTTGGTGACAAGGTACTTGTAGAGATTGTAAAATTTGTAAAAAATAGAATTAGAAAAACTGATTTTATAGCCAGATGGGGCGGAGAAGAATTTATGATACTTCTCACAAATACCGATCTGCATTATACTGAAAAATTAGCTATTGAGCTGAAAAATGGAATGAGTAAATTAGATATTCCTGAAATTGATTTCGTATCTGCAAGCTTTGGGGTTACAAGTTATCATCAATCTGACACAGTTAACTCAATAACCAAAAGAGTCGATGACCTAATGTATGCCGCAAAAGCTGCTGGCAAAAACTGTGTAAAGTGCGATCTAAATGATGCAAATAACTAAGATTGGAGCCAACGGGCGGATTCGAACCGCCGACCTACTGATTACGAATCAGTTGCTCTACCAGCTGAGCTACGTTGGCCTAAGTTCTATATTATACCAAAAAAATTATGAATTAATACCTAAGATTTTCAATATCTCATCTTCCATATTTTCTTTGTCTATTATTCCCTTATGCAACATATTCTTCCCCTTTAGCGATTTTAGCGGCATAGGAATTGGAGTGGCAGTTTTTTCTTCAATCTCGTACATAAGATCAAACTCGCTCTTGCTAGCTTCTGGCTTGCCAAATAGAGCTTCGTAAATGCTTATTGAAAATTTATATGGGTTTGCAGTCGATAAGATAAATGTCGGCGTAGCATCTTTAGTAAGATTAATATATTTTAAATAGACTGCTCTACCCACAGCTGTGTGAGTATCCAAAAGATATTTGTTATCTACAAAATCTTTATAGATTTGTTTCTTTGTGGTTTCGTCATCAGCCCAATCAGCCCAAAACAGATCTTTTATCTTATCGTGTATAGACGCTTCTATCTTATATTTGCCGCTGTCCTTTAGCTGAGCCATCAAATTTGAGATGTATTCTGAATCCTTCTCTGACAGCTCGTACAAGAGCCTTTCAAGATTGCTTGAAATCAAAATGTCCATTGAAGGTGAGATAGTCTTATAAAAATTTCTTTTTCTATCGTAAACCCCAGTATTGATAAAGTCAGTAAGCACGTTATTGCTATTGGATGCGCAGATAAGCTTCTTAATCGGCAAACCCATTTTCTTTGCATAATAACCAGCCAATATATTTCCAAAATTTCCAGTTGGAACTACGAAATTTATTTCTGAACCTTTATTGAACAAACCTTTTTGTAAGCCCTGAACGTATGAATAAAAATAATATACGATTTGAGGCGCCAGTCTACCCCAGTTTATTGAATTTGCAGAAGAGAGCTCAATGCCATTTTGAAGCAATCTGTTATTTAGACTCTTATTGTTGAAAATTGATTTTACAGTATTCTGAACGTCATCAAAATTTCCATTTACTGCATAAGAAAAGGTATTCGAACCTTCCTGCGTGACCATTTGCAGTCTTTGGACTTCACTCACGCCATTATGCGGAAAGAAAACTATTATTTTAGTACCCAATACGTCTCTATAGCCCTCAAGAGCAGCCTTGCCTGTATCCCCAGAGGTGGCTACCAAGATAACTATTTCATTTTTTATATTATTTTTTTCTTTGGCAATGGACAACAGCAGCGGCATTATTTGAAGTGCGATATCCTTGAAGGCCTGAGTAGGACCATGCCACAGTTCGGTTACTGAACAACCTTCCTGCAAGGTAAATATAGGTGTGACGTCATGACTGTCAAATTTATTAATGCTATAAGCCTTTTCTATGCAGCTCTTTATCTCTTCATCAGAATAATCTGTTAGGAATTTTTTTAGGATTATAAAAGCGATATCTTTATAGCCTTTTATGTGCTCAAAATCTTGGATATCTACAGTTGGGATATCTTCTGGAACGAAAAGCCCTCCATCTTTAGATAGCCCTTGAAGTATCACCTGTGAAGAGGTTAATTTTTTCTCCATTCCTCTTGTGCTGTTATAAAACATTTTTCACCTCGTTTAAAAAATAATTCTTCCAGAATACATAGAACAATATTCACCGTTTAAAATATAAACCAATTCTCCCTGAGATCCAATTGAATCTAAAATTACATTAGAAATTGTTTCACTGTTTTTCTCAAGTTGAACAAATTCATTCTTTAGATAAAGCTTTTTGTTTATATCCTTTAATATCATATCAAAAAAACTAAGTGAAAAATTATCTATAATATTTTCAAAAACATCTAAGATATCCATTAAGAGCTCATTTATACCTATGTGATCATTAAATACTGATTTTAAATTGATAGCTGGATATCGTATATTCTCAACGTTTATTTCATTATTTACGTTTATTCCAAATCCGCAGATATAATAAAACGAACCCTTAAAACTAAATTTTTCTACAAGTATCCCTGAAACCTTTTTCCCCATCAGAATAATATCATTTGGCCATTTTATAAGAGGATCTGAGCCCATCTTCTCTAAAACTTTCAAAACAGAATATGAGCAAATAAGCGGCAACAAAGACTCTTTGAAATTTAAAGTCTCACCAAGCGAGAGTGAGAACCACAACCCGCCCTTGTTTGATTGCCAGACTGAGCCTCTTTGACCTCTTCCATTCGTTTGTTCAGATGAGACTATCACAGGAAAGAGACTGTATTTTCTGATCCAATCCCTTAATGTGTCTTGTGTGCTTCCAGTTTCCTTTAAAAATAGTATATTTTTAGGCCCTTTCAAGACTCTCCCCTGCAGAGAAATCCTTTCTCGGTAACTATGATGTCCATTTTTATGTCCCATGGATCTGATTTTATGGCATCAACTATCTGAAAATCAAAGGCTACACCAATTTTCAAAGTCGTATTAGGCATATTTTTCAAAAATTTGTCGTAGAAACCTTTTCCAAAGCCGAGTCTATTTGAATTTCGGTCAAAAGCCACGCCTGGAATGAATATTAAGTCTAACTTTTTTGATTTTAATCTGCTTGGCTTATACATTGGCTCAAGGATACCATAGGGTCCCTTTTCCCATATAGTATCCACAAAGCACTGAACAGGATTGATCTTTAAACTTCTTAATGAAACAGTAGGCAAATATACGCTTTTATGTCTATTTAGGGCATCGTTGTAAAGAATCCCGAGATCAACTTCTCCTTTGATTGAAGAATAAAGCATTAAACTCCTTGATTCCAGATAAAAAAAGCTCTTTATAATCATCGAGCAGATAGAAGAGCTCAGAGATTCTCTCAAGTTTGAGTTCAGCGTCTCTCTTCTTTTAAGAATCTCTTCTCTAATTAATATTTTTTCCATATAAATTCAGATCTTAAATGCTATATCCCTAATTTTTTTAAGATTGAATCGTCATTTATAAGCGTCTGAGATCTCTTGGCACCTATACTTACAAATAATACAGGAGTTTTTGATAGCTCTTCAATCTTTTTTATATATTTGATAGCATTTTCAGGCAAGTCCTCAAACCTCTCTACTTTAGTGGTATCGGTTTTCCAGCCTGGCACTTCTTCATATAGCAATTCCACATTGTACAGATCTGACATACAGGATGGTATTCTATCTATAATCTTGCCAGATTTTAATTTATACGCATAAGCGATTTTTAGCGTATCCAAATCGTCTAAAACGTCAAGTTTGGTCAGGGCAAAGCCATCAAGGGAGTTTACGATTGAGCTATAGCGCAATATCACAGCATCCAGCCAGCCAGTCCTTCTGGGCCTTCCTGTGGTAGTGCCAAATTCATGGCCTTTTTGTCTCATTCTTTCGCCCATGTCATCAAATAGTTCTGTTGGAAATGGTCCCTCACCAACCCTTGTGGTGTAAGCCTTTGCTATACCAATTATGCCATTGATATATTTTGGACCTACTCCTGAGCCCATACATGCGCCCCCAGCGGTCGGGTGTGACGATGTTACAAATGGATACGTTCCATGGTCGAGATCTAATAGCGTACCCTGAGCTCCTTCAAATAAAACCTTTTGTCCATTTTTCAAAGCATCGTTTATTTCGTAAACTGAATCAATTACGTGATCAGCAAAGTACTCCTTAAATCTGAGCAATTCTGAAAAAATTGAATCAATGTTTATTACGCTAAGATCTACGAAATTGCTATAAAGTTTAACCTTTTCTTCATAAGATTTGTACAATAGGTCTTTCAGATCAGACTCTGAGCAGTAGAGATCTCCCATTCTTATTCCCACTCTGCCATATTTATCCATATACGTAGGTCCGATGCCCCTACCTGTAGTTCCAATCACCTTGCCGTTTGGAGTTTGATCCTTCCACTTATCTATAATTGGATGAAATGGCAAAATCAAATGAGTTCTTGTGCTTATAAAAAGGTTCTTGCATTCGTGGCCTCTTTCTTTCAAGCCCTCAACTTCTTTGTGTAGCATCCATAGGTTTAGGACTGCTCCGTTACCTATTATGCACTTCTTGTCAGAATATAAAATCCCTGATGGTATATTGTGAAATTTATATTCTTTATCACCAACTACTACCGTGTGACCCGCGTTATCTCCTCCTTGGTATCTAACGATAAGATTCATTCTCTGAGCGAGCCAATCAGTAATCTTGCCTTTTCCTTCATCTCCCCATTGCGCTCCTACAATAACAACTCCTGGCATTACACCACACCTCCAAAATTTTTACTCATTATTATAAAAATCCTCTTTATTCACAAATTTTGCTTGCTCTTTAAGAAATACCAATTCTACTTTACCAAGTGGACCATTTCTTTGTTTCGCGATAATTATTTCTGCTATCCTCTTCTTGTCTGATTTAGGATTATAATACTCATCCCTATATATAAAGGCTACCACGTCAGCAATCTGCTCTATCTCGCCCGACTCTCTAAGGTCAGATAGTACAGGTCTTTTTTCATTTCTTGTCTCTACAGCCCTTGAGAGCTGTGAGAGCGCGATGATCGGGACCTCTATCTCCCTGGCCAGGGCTTTTAGAGATCTTGCAATTTCAGCCACTTCTTGAACTCTGTTTTCATTTCTTCTGCCCTGCATCAGCTGCAAATAATCAACTATTATCAAGGACAAAGGGGTTTCGCTCTTTAACTTTCTTGACTTTGCTCTCATCTCAAGCGCGGAGATATTTGGCGTATCGTCAATATAAATATTGCACTCAGAGAGCTTTGATATTGCCCTGCTAAGCTTGGGCCACTCGTGCTCTTGAATGTTTCCCGTCCTAAGATTGTGTATATCAATCATACCTTCAGAACATATCAATCTCTGGGCCAACTGTTCTTTTGACATCTCCAAAGAAAATAGACCAACAGCTTTATCGGGCAAGCCAGCCAAATGTCTTGCAAGGTTTAGACAAAAAGCAGTTTTTCCCATTGATGGCCTTGCGGCTATGATTATCAGATCTGAAGGCTGAAAGCCTGCCGTGAGGAAGTCAAAATCCTTAAATCCGCTCGGCTCACCAGTTATGCCAGTCTTGTTTTTAAACGACTTGTCAATCATCTCAAATGTGGTGGTAAGGGCGTCTGAAATGTGAACGAATCCCTTTCTTGACCTTTTTTGAGTTATTTCAAAAACCAGCTTTTCAGCCCTATCCAGCGCCTCTCCGAGACTCTCCTTTGAAAACCCTATTTCTACTATCTCGGTCCCAACTTCAATTAACTTTCTAAATAGTGCCGCCTCTTCAATCAGTTTTGAATAATACTCTGCGTTTGCGGGGGT
Encoded here:
- a CDS encoding 5-formyltetrahydrofolate cyclo-ligase, whose protein sequence is MEKILIREEILKRRETLNSNLRESLSSSICSMIIKSFFYLESRSLMLYSSIKGEVDLGILYNDALNRHKSVYLPTVSLRSLKINPVQCFVDTIWEKGPYGILEPMYKPSRLKSKKLDLIFIPGVAFDRNSNRLGFGKGFYDKFLKNMPNTTLKIGVAFDFQIVDAIKSDPWDIKMDIIVTEKGFLCRGES
- a CDS encoding adenylosuccinate synthase — translated: MPGVVIVGAQWGDEGKGKITDWLAQRMNLIVRYQGGDNAGHTVVVGDKEYKFHNIPSGILYSDKKCIIGNGAVLNLWMLHKEVEGLKERGHECKNLFISTRTHLILPFHPIIDKWKDQTPNGKVIGTTGRGIGPTYMDKYGRVGIRMGDLYCSESDLKDLLYKSYEEKVKLYSNFVDLSVINIDSIFSELLRFKEYFADHVIDSVYEINDALKNGQKVLFEGAQGTLLDLDHGTYPFVTSSHPTAGGACMGSGVGPKYINGIIGIAKAYTTRVGEGPFPTELFDDMGERMRQKGHEFGTTTGRPRRTGWLDAVILRYSSIVNSLDGFALTKLDVLDDLDTLKIAYAYKLKSGKIIDRIPSCMSDLYNVELLYEEVPGWKTDTTKVERFEDLPENAIKYIKKIEELSKTPVLFVSIGAKRSQTLINDDSILKKLGI
- the dnaB gene encoding replicative DNA helicase, which codes for MLDRTPPYNLEAEQALLGSMLLSREAIARCVETVKPEYFYKTSHKHIYVSIIDLFDKGDPVDIVTLSEKLSSKNLLDDIGGPNYLADLVSNLLTPANAEYYSKLIEEAALFRKLIEVGTEIVEIGFSKESLGEALDRAEKLVFEITQKRSRKGFVHISDALTTTFEMIDKSFKNKTGITGEPSGFKDFDFLTAGFQPSDLIIIAARPSMGKTAFCLNLARHLAGLPDKAVGLFSLEMSKEQLAQRLICSEGMIDIHNLRTGNIQEHEWPKLSRAISKLSECNIYIDDTPNISALEMRAKSRKLKSETPLSLIIVDYLQLMQGRRNENRVQEVAEIARSLKALAREIEVPIIALSQLSRAVETRNEKRPVLSDLRESGEIEQIADVVAFIYRDEYYNPKSDKKRIAEIIIAKQRNGPLGKVELVFLKEQAKFVNKEDFYNNE